One Paenibacillus sp. FSL W8-0186 genomic window carries:
- a CDS encoding ATP-binding cassette domain-containing protein, producing MISLQEVSKSYGQQRNDRLAAVQEVTLSVEEGTIHGIIGPSGAGKSTLLRLMNMLEAPDAGRVIVAGQDWTVLSEGELRRARRSIGMIFQQFNLLQNRTVSGNVSVPLELAGLPRKERAERVRECLRFVGLLDKAEEYPATLSGGQKQRVAIARALANHPKVLLCDEPTSSLDPNTTNDILGVLRHVNETLGVTIIIVTHEMDVVAQLCQRVSVMEDGRLTDSFALQPQNRASAILSPKSYREQLLGTEGVSDV from the coding sequence ATGATATCCCTGCAGGAGGTTAGCAAGAGCTATGGCCAGCAGCGAAATGACAGATTAGCTGCGGTTCAGGAAGTAACTCTCTCGGTTGAGGAAGGAACGATTCATGGCATCATCGGACCTAGCGGCGCAGGAAAATCCACGCTGCTGCGGCTGATGAATATGCTGGAAGCTCCGGATGCAGGGAGGGTCATCGTAGCAGGCCAGGATTGGACCGTCCTGAGTGAAGGCGAGCTGCGCCGGGCGAGAAGATCCATTGGCATGATTTTTCAGCAATTCAACTTGCTTCAGAATCGTACGGTCAGCGGCAATGTCTCCGTTCCCCTGGAGCTGGCTGGGCTGCCGAGAAAGGAGCGGGCCGAGCGGGTTCGCGAGTGCCTGCGGTTTGTCGGGTTATTGGACAAGGCGGAGGAATACCCGGCGACGCTTAGCGGAGGGCAGAAGCAGCGGGTAGCGATAGCCCGCGCTCTGGCGAATCACCCGAAGGTACTGCTCTGCGACGAGCCGACCTCTTCCCTCGATCCGAATACGACGAATGATATCCTTGGCGTCTTGAGGCATGTGAACGAGACCTTGGGCGTCACGATCATTATCGTCACGCACGAGATGGATGTAGTAGCGCAGCTATGCCAACGGGTCTCCGTGATGGAGGACGGCCGGCTGACGGACAGCTTTGCACTGCAGCCTCAGAACCGTGCTTCTGCGATCCTGTCACCGAAATCGTACAGGGAACAGCTGTTGGGGACGGAGGGGGTTAGCGATGTTTGA
- a CDS encoding methionine ABC transporter permease: protein MFDISVMLDSMIQYEAEIRKAIGETFFMVGISVAAAIVCGLPVGTLLFLCRKGQIYENRTWSWLLNGLVNIIRSFPFLLLVVFMIPLTRIIVGTAIGTVAASIPLSVVAIALYARQVEQALLDVPRGVIEAARSMGASKLEMIFKFLYVEARSGLVLGLTTSTISYISYSTVVGIVGGGGIGDFAIRYGYQRFETELMTGVILLMIVLVQGIQYAGTTISKLLDKRS, encoded by the coding sequence ATGTTTGATATTTCTGTCATGCTGGACAGTATGATTCAATACGAGGCTGAAATCAGGAAGGCGATCGGCGAGACCTTCTTCATGGTGGGAATATCGGTTGCCGCTGCCATCGTCTGCGGCCTGCCTGTCGGCACCCTGCTGTTCCTGTGCCGCAAAGGCCAGATCTACGAGAACCGCACCTGGTCATGGCTGCTTAACGGCCTCGTCAATATCATCCGCTCCTTCCCGTTTCTGCTGCTGGTTGTCTTCATGATTCCGCTCACACGGATCATTGTGGGTACAGCAATCGGCACGGTGGCAGCCTCGATACCTTTGTCGGTCGTGGCGATTGCGCTCTATGCCAGGCAGGTAGAGCAGGCGCTGCTCGATGTGCCTCGCGGCGTGATCGAAGCGGCGCGCTCGATGGGTGCGTCCAAGCTGGAGATGATCTTCAAGTTTCTGTACGTGGAGGCTCGATCAGGCCTCGTGCTGGGATTAACTACGTCGACGATCAGCTACATTTCCTATTCAACCGTCGTGGGGATCGTCGGAGGCGGCGGGATTGGCGATTTTGCCATTCGCTACGGATATCAGCGTTTTGAGACGGAATTGATGACCGGGGTGATCCTATTGATGATCGTGCTGGTACAGGGTATTCAATATGCAGGCACGACGATTTCCAAGTTGCTGGATAAGCGGTCATAG
- a CDS encoding MetQ/NlpA family ABC transporter substrate-binding protein, with product MKKWMLMLSLLMVVVTGCGKQADSGAANKEVSPAESPQQQEEVTLKVATLIPPMTEILELVQPLLKEEGVNLELVVLSDNIQPNDALANKEVDVNFFQHVPYMEQYNQNKNANLVAVQPIYHAVYGAYSKRYKSMEELPEGAVIAIANDPSNIGRSLDMLDKAGIIKLKEGVGIEATQADIIENEKNYKFEEVDLLMLARMLDDADLALMTPAYASPLGLTPKKDALLTETAESDFAITLVAREDNKDSEAVQKLAKAMSGPEVKQFLQDNYDEIAIPAFE from the coding sequence ATGAAAAAATGGATGCTCATGCTCTCATTACTAATGGTTGTTGTGACCGGCTGCGGTAAACAAGCGGACAGCGGCGCAGCGAATAAGGAGGTCTCGCCAGCGGAATCGCCGCAGCAGCAGGAGGAGGTCACGCTTAAAGTGGCAACCCTTATTCCGCCGATGACCGAGATCCTCGAACTCGTTCAGCCACTGCTGAAGGAAGAAGGCGTTAATTTGGAGCTTGTCGTATTGTCGGACAATATCCAGCCGAATGATGCGCTGGCGAATAAGGAAGTGGACGTCAACTTCTTTCAGCACGTCCCGTATATGGAGCAGTACAATCAGAACAAGAATGCTAATCTGGTAGCTGTACAACCAATCTATCACGCTGTATACGGCGCTTATTCGAAGCGTTATAAATCGATGGAAGAGCTGCCGGAGGGCGCGGTGATCGCCATCGCTAACGATCCGTCCAACATTGGACGTTCGCTGGATATGCTGGATAAAGCCGGCATTATCAAGCTGAAGGAAGGCGTCGGCATTGAAGCGACGCAAGCAGATATTATCGAAAATGAGAAGAACTATAAGTTCGAGGAGGTGGATTTGCTTATGCTGGCGCGGATGCTGGACGATGCGGATCTCGCGCTCATGACGCCGGCTTATGCGAGCCCGCTCGGCTTGACGCCGAAGAAGGACGCCCTATTGACCGAGACGGCGGAATCCGATTTCGCGATTACGCTAGTAGCCCGCGAGGATAACAAGGACTCTGAAGCGGTGCAGAAGCTGGCCAAGGCCATGTCCGGTCCTGAGGTGAAGCAGTTCCTGCAAGACAATTACGATGAAATCGCCATTCCTGCTTTCGAATGA
- the fetB gene encoding iron export ABC transporter permease subunit FetB, which yields MSLLALSFTIIFVMVTMLISVWQKLELEKDIAIGTIRAAVQLLLVGYVLQFVFNSNHPLFIIAIVIFMITVAASNAAKRGKGLAGIWWRVVIAIAATELLMMGLLLGLDIIEPTPQYIIPISGMTIGNAMVVAGLFLNQFKRDILASRGEIETLLSLGASARRSVQDVMKRSVKSSMIPTIDGMKTVGLVQLPGMMTGMIIAGADPVEAVRYQILIVFAFTSSAAITSILLSTLSYRQWFTKDLRLRRVE from the coding sequence ATGTCTCTCTTAGCACTCAGCTTTACGATTATTTTCGTGATGGTCACGATGCTGATTTCCGTATGGCAGAAGCTTGAGCTGGAGAAGGATATCGCCATCGGAACAATCCGTGCCGCTGTGCAACTGCTGCTCGTCGGCTACGTGCTTCAGTTTGTCTTTAACAGCAATCATCCATTATTCATCATAGCGATCGTCATATTCATGATTACCGTCGCTGCCAGCAATGCCGCCAAGCGGGGCAAAGGGCTGGCAGGAATCTGGTGGAGAGTGGTCATAGCCATTGCGGCCACGGAATTGCTCATGATGGGCCTCTTGCTGGGTCTGGACATTATAGAGCCAACACCCCAATACATCATTCCGATCAGCGGCATGACTATTGGCAACGCCATGGTGGTGGCCGGATTGTTCCTGAACCAGTTCAAACGCGATATCCTTGCTTCGCGCGGCGAAATCGAAACGCTGCTCTCCCTGGGCGCATCCGCTCGGAGATCGGTTCAGGATGTCATGAAACGCTCCGTGAAATCGAGTATGATCCCGACGATCGATGGAATGAAAACCGTAGGGCTCGTCCAGCTGCCGGGCATGATGACCGGCATGATCATCGCCGGAGCCGATCCCGTCGAGGCGGTTCGCTATCAAATTCTGATCGTGTTTGCCTTTACCAGCTCCGCCGCCATTACCAGCATCCTGCTCAGCACGCTCAGCTATCGTCAATGGTTTACGAAGGATTTGCGTCTGCGCCGGGTCGAATAG
- a CDS encoding ATP-binding cassette domain-containing protein: MEQLKKSHADSPGTLLFSNVSAAVARHDRVALLGMSGQGKSTLLRILSLLDIADEGDIRLEGISSRQIDPIEWRKAVCYVAQQAVMLPGSVEDNLRTVHQLHRIPYDAPLVGKLLAQAGLETIDLSKNAADLSGGEKQRIALIRSLLLRPKILLLDEITASLDQSNAIRVEELLQQWHRQEGTAMIWVTHQLEQAARISDYVWFMGDHTLLEKTPAKQFFEQPKTGLARKFLSQPLDRGELCLS, translated from the coding sequence ATGGAACAATTAAAGAAGAGCCATGCGGACTCGCCCGGGACTCTTCTATTTAGCAATGTCAGCGCAGCGGTAGCCCGCCATGACCGCGTTGCCCTTCTGGGCATGTCCGGGCAAGGCAAAAGCACCTTACTGCGAATTTTATCCCTGCTGGATATAGCCGATGAAGGCGATATCCGCCTGGAGGGCATATCCTCCAGGCAAATCGATCCTATAGAATGGCGTAAAGCCGTCTGCTATGTGGCCCAGCAGGCCGTCATGCTGCCCGGCAGCGTCGAGGATAATTTGCGGACGGTGCATCAATTGCACCGCATTCCTTACGACGCTCCGCTTGTGGGCAAGCTGCTTGCACAAGCAGGCCTTGAGACGATCGACCTCAGCAAAAATGCAGCCGATTTATCCGGCGGGGAGAAGCAGCGCATCGCCCTGATCCGGTCGCTGCTGCTGCGGCCAAAAATACTATTGCTCGACGAAATCACAGCTTCGCTGGATCAGAGCAACGCCATAAGGGTAGAGGAACTGCTCCAACAATGGCATCGCCAGGAAGGCACCGCCATGATCTGGGTGACGCATCAACTGGAGCAGGCTGCCCGGATCAGCGATTATGTCTGGTTTATGGGTGATCATACCCTGCTGGAAAAGACGCCGGCGAAGCAGTTTTTTGAGCAGCCCAAGACAGGTCTTGCCCGCAAATTCCTAAGTCAGCCGCTGGACAGAGGTGAATTATGTCTCTCTTAG
- a CDS encoding DMT family transporter, which yields MENATVGVKIKPSLPLQAARPKSGFWLVVLGAALWGADPLFRIILLKSLTSAQIVLLEHIIIALIAIPVMWKNRQELRGLGWKQAGALLFISWGGSAIATILFTMGLVHGNPNAVLLLQKLQPLFAIVLARMLLKERLPRHFSWLIILALAGTYLLTFGFTLPIGHWSEIVQVGSLLSLGAAALWGGSTVMGRLMVGQMKYETVTSLRFVLALPLLLAITWNEGAAWNIPTEAGAFAAVSLNLLGQALLPGLLSLLVYYKGLTTTKASVATLAELSFPMVGVLINWIAFQEMVTAAQAFGFMLIWATLFVISRQSQAAPDAVLKSS from the coding sequence ATGGAAAACGCAACTGTAGGAGTCAAAATCAAACCTTCGCTGCCGCTGCAGGCCGCCCGCCCGAAAAGCGGGTTCTGGCTAGTCGTTCTCGGAGCTGCCCTTTGGGGGGCTGATCCGCTATTTCGCATCATTTTGCTCAAGTCGCTCACATCGGCGCAAATCGTGCTGCTGGAGCATATCATCATCGCCTTGATTGCCATTCCGGTCATGTGGAAGAATCGCCAGGAGCTGCGAGGATTGGGCTGGAAGCAAGCCGGAGCCCTGCTCTTCATTTCCTGGGGCGGATCGGCCATAGCCACGATCCTGTTCACGATGGGACTCGTTCATGGCAATCCCAACGCCGTTCTGCTTCTGCAGAAGCTTCAGCCGCTGTTTGCGATCGTCCTGGCAAGAATGCTGCTAAAGGAACGGCTGCCTCGTCATTTCTCTTGGCTGATTATTCTGGCACTGGCCGGCACCTATCTGCTGACCTTCGGCTTTACTCTGCCGATCGGGCACTGGAGCGAAATCGTACAGGTCGGCAGCCTGCTGTCGCTTGGCGCGGCGGCGCTGTGGGGCGGTTCTACAGTAATGGGCCGTCTGATGGTGGGCCAAATGAAATACGAGACGGTAACCTCGCTTCGCTTCGTGCTGGCACTGCCGCTGTTGTTGGCAATTACCTGGAACGAAGGGGCAGCTTGGAACATACCTACTGAGGCTGGCGCTTTTGCGGCCGTATCCTTGAACTTGCTCGGTCAAGCGCTGCTGCCAGGCTTGCTCAGCCTGCTCGTCTATTATAAAGGGCTGACTACGACCAAGGCCTCGGTCGCCACACTTGCGGAGCTAAGCTTCCCGATGGTCGGAGTACTTATCAACTGGATTGCCTTTCAGGAGATGGTCACGGCCGCTCAGGCCTTCGGTTTTATGCTGATCTGGGCTACGCTGTTCGTGATTTCCCGGCAGTCACAAGCAGCGCCTGATGCGGTACTTAAGTCTTCATAA
- a CDS encoding choice-of-anchor I family protein → MLRNMGRRIVYLLLAVQLLAGSLFTGAAAYAADDKAAIDHLKQLKAGEIGAGGPQAGDLQTDAGQAGHGQPAEAYSVTQNVYAAADSYDFTDKLYIRKIGSYQVGSTNKDGGVAEIVKYNKGNGRFYLVNGSSNPPSLDIVKLAGGVLTKEKTIQVKELAESGGFQYGDLTSVDVHEETKRIALAVQEADAAKAGKILVMDEDGNLLTTYEAGVQPDMLLFTPDGRYILTADEGEPRLAGIDPEGSVTIVDTLTEEVTHVKFDDPAVIDDLVHIRGASGADGSITGPGNKADALFDLEPEYIALSSDGETAYVSLQENNAIAEVSIAARTVTAVRGLGVKDLNDPANSLDLVKDGTIKLENVPFFGQYMPDGIAAYDFGGQTYLFTANEGDVTEWPGRVNGTTLGKLRTRLNPGSAAAQFLESKGTVYDKVEVAGDMGNDEVYLYGGRSFSIWNAADMRLVYDSGSDFEQIIAQRLPDYFNASNSKTEKDDRSGKKGPEPEYVSVGRVGDKVFAFIGLERIGGVMTYDVTDPAAPEFVNYTNTRDFGAGLDTDTGPEGLEFIPAPYSPTGRPLLLVANEVGGTVAVLELEVTKVTLNKTDLRLHLGGAGEKLTAAVDAVGVGQVGVKWTSSNPGIAAVNGDGLVTPVTAGSAEVTAISEDGYGMTIAKVTVSEAAAADWKLTVMHTNDTHAHLADVARRGTLVREIREETAGNSLLVDAGDVFSGDLYFTKWLGLADLAFMNQLQYDAMTFGNHEFDRGTAVLAEFVSQAQFPLVSSNIDFSKDNHMAPWIRSPKTMRAGAFQAAGDAGVYPYVVFDVNGKRVGVMGLTTEDTKETSSPGKNVAFLPAAEAAAETVKAMEQEGIQIIIALSHLGYSRDKQLAGAVDGIDLIVGGHTHTKLDEPEIILNSDGGAPTVIVQANEWGKYLGRVDLYFDRNGVVLTGAGQTSGRLIPVDSQVEEDRELKAMLEPYNAELDVLKKQVIGNAGVVLDGERDHVRSRETNLGNLIADGMLAKAKALKNADIALTNGGGIRASIDEGEITMGELRTVMPFGNTLYILDVTGKQLKDGLENGVSGAKLADLPGKFPQVAGMKFKWDLKAPAGSKVYDIQIQYGERYIPLNESAIYRLATNSFVANGGDGYASFAEAVALGAYHEDLGYPDYEIFIEHVEQQGGTVHPRVEGRIVEQAKPESKPGNGGGSGNAGGGNAGGGSNAVGGSQGNGKNEPDKEQGPSGNGSQGAHVLSGEQLQRTKEIAADGTEMIRITAQLSDVEAALAAAEQGNREIMIQAEDKDFAGSGSALQAVKVSLQAKALASASSKDKNLVMVIRTASASYRLPLHVLGLQQLESNNGALDWQKASVNVILAPVTGEKLQQINSKAADLGAGIIPGTVFDFKVTLSGKDEEREISYFGLTYVSRTIGIPDHFADKLLTAVQYDEATGELLFVPAVKIHTTEGTALEIKRPGNNSIYAVLEYRKTFADIHGHWAQQAIEALASRMIAAGTDDSTFAPGQAVSKGEFAALLMRSLGLASVTAIGDSRFADVGSNTPHAAEIGSAAQYGIVTGDESGHFNPDQELNRAEMAVMVAHALRLVDGSDGSNIPGSLAVFKDQHAIPAWAIPGAAYLADRGMVKGDPQGNFEARGKVTRAQAAVILLKLLRELGFVDEA, encoded by the coding sequence ATGTTGCGAAATATGGGCAGGAGGATTGTATATTTACTGCTGGCGGTTCAGCTTCTTGCCGGCTCACTATTTACAGGGGCTGCAGCTTATGCCGCAGATGATAAAGCAGCAATTGATCATTTGAAGCAGCTTAAGGCGGGAGAAATTGGCGCTGGCGGGCCGCAGGCTGGCGACCTCCAAACCGATGCCGGACAAGCCGGTCATGGACAACCTGCGGAAGCATATTCCGTAACGCAAAATGTATACGCTGCAGCGGACTCTTACGATTTTACAGACAAGCTTTACATTCGCAAAATCGGTTCATACCAGGTCGGCTCCACCAACAAGGATGGCGGCGTGGCCGAGATCGTGAAATACAATAAAGGGAACGGGAGGTTCTACCTCGTTAACGGTTCCTCCAATCCGCCAAGCCTTGATATCGTCAAGCTGGCCGGCGGTGTTTTAACGAAGGAGAAGACGATTCAAGTCAAGGAGCTGGCAGAGTCGGGCGGCTTCCAATACGGCGACTTGACCAGCGTCGATGTACATGAGGAAACGAAGCGCATAGCTCTAGCAGTACAGGAAGCGGATGCGGCCAAAGCGGGCAAAATACTCGTCATGGATGAGGACGGGAATTTGCTGACGACTTACGAGGCCGGCGTGCAGCCGGACATGCTTCTGTTTACGCCGGACGGACGCTATATACTGACGGCGGATGAGGGAGAACCGCGGCTTGCCGGGATCGATCCGGAAGGCAGCGTTACGATCGTCGATACGCTGACCGAAGAGGTGACGCATGTTAAATTTGATGATCCTGCGGTGATCGATGATTTGGTGCATATCCGTGGAGCTTCCGGCGCAGACGGCAGCATCACTGGTCCGGGAAATAAAGCCGACGCCTTGTTCGATTTGGAACCGGAGTATATTGCCCTTTCTTCAGATGGAGAGACCGCTTATGTGTCGCTGCAAGAGAACAATGCGATCGCTGAGGTCAGTATCGCCGCCAGAACGGTAACAGCCGTGCGCGGGTTAGGAGTGAAAGATTTAAACGACCCGGCCAATTCGTTGGACTTGGTGAAGGACGGGACGATCAAGCTGGAGAATGTTCCATTCTTCGGCCAATATATGCCGGATGGAATAGCTGCCTATGATTTTGGCGGCCAGACCTATCTGTTTACGGCCAATGAAGGAGATGTCACCGAATGGCCGGGCCGGGTGAACGGCACAACACTTGGCAAGCTGCGAACCCGGCTGAACCCCGGCTCTGCGGCAGCGCAGTTTCTAGAAAGCAAGGGAACGGTTTACGATAAAGTCGAGGTCGCCGGGGATATGGGGAACGACGAGGTCTATTTGTACGGGGGGCGTTCTTTCTCCATTTGGAATGCTGCGGACATGCGGCTTGTGTATGATAGCGGCAGTGATTTTGAGCAAATTATAGCCCAGCGTCTGCCGGATTATTTCAATGCGAGCAACAGCAAGACAGAAAAGGATGACCGCAGCGGCAAAAAAGGCCCTGAGCCCGAATACGTCTCGGTCGGCCGGGTCGGCGATAAAGTGTTTGCTTTTATCGGGCTGGAGCGGATCGGCGGCGTCATGACTTATGACGTGACTGACCCGGCGGCGCCGGAATTCGTCAATTATACGAATACACGTGATTTCGGCGCGGGCCTGGATACCGATACGGGGCCGGAGGGACTGGAATTCATTCCTGCGCCATACAGCCCGACGGGGCGCCCGCTGCTGCTCGTTGCAAACGAGGTTGGCGGCACCGTGGCTGTCCTGGAGCTGGAGGTTACTAAGGTAACCTTGAATAAGACGGACTTGCGCCTTCATTTGGGCGGTGCCGGAGAGAAGCTGACGGCAGCGGTGGACGCCGTCGGCGTTGGCCAAGTCGGTGTGAAATGGACATCCTCCAATCCCGGTATCGCGGCGGTAAATGGGGATGGCCTCGTTACACCTGTAACTGCCGGGAGTGCGGAGGTTACGGCAATCAGCGAAGACGGCTATGGAATGACTATTGCAAAAGTAACAGTAAGTGAGGCTGCCGCGGCGGACTGGAAGCTGACGGTGATGCATACCAATGATACGCATGCCCATTTGGCCGATGTCGCAAGACGCGGAACCCTTGTCAGGGAAATCCGCGAGGAGACGGCCGGAAACAGCCTGTTGGTCGATGCAGGAGATGTGTTCTCGGGGGATCTTTATTTTACCAAGTGGCTGGGGCTGGCCGATCTGGCGTTCATGAATCAGCTGCAATATGACGCAATGACCTTCGGCAATCACGAGTTTGACCGGGGAACGGCCGTACTTGCCGAATTTGTGAGCCAGGCACAGTTCCCGCTGGTAAGCTCGAACATTGATTTCAGCAAGGATAATCATATGGCGCCATGGATTAGATCGCCTAAGACGATGAGGGCTGGCGCTTTTCAAGCGGCAGGGGATGCTGGCGTGTATCCGTATGTCGTGTTTGACGTCAACGGCAAGCGTGTTGGTGTGATGGGCCTGACCACAGAAGATACCAAGGAAACATCGAGTCCCGGAAAAAATGTTGCATTTCTTCCCGCTGCAGAGGCTGCAGCTGAGACGGTAAAGGCGATGGAGCAAGAAGGAATTCAGATCATTATCGCCTTGTCCCATCTAGGCTATAGCCGGGATAAGCAGCTCGCTGGCGCAGTGGACGGGATCGACCTGATTGTCGGCGGCCATACCCATACGAAGCTGGATGAGCCGGAAATCATCTTGAATTCGGATGGCGGCGCGCCGACGGTGATCGTGCAGGCCAATGAATGGGGGAAATATTTGGGCCGCGTCGATCTTTATTTTGACCGCAACGGCGTCGTGCTGACGGGAGCGGGCCAAACGTCCGGAAGGCTTATTCCCGTAGACAGCCAGGTAGAGGAAGATCGCGAGCTGAAAGCGATGCTGGAGCCATATAACGCTGAACTGGACGTGCTCAAAAAGCAGGTGATCGGAAATGCCGGCGTTGTTCTCGACGGGGAGCGCGACCATGTGCGCTCCAGAGAGACGAATCTGGGGAACCTCATTGCCGATGGAATGCTGGCGAAAGCAAAGGCTCTCAAAAATGCGGATATTGCCCTGACCAATGGCGGGGGAATCCGCGCTTCCATAGACGAAGGCGAAATTACGATGGGCGAGCTGCGCACGGTGATGCCGTTTGGGAACACGCTGTATATTTTGGATGTGACCGGCAAACAGCTTAAGGATGGACTGGAGAATGGCGTTAGCGGCGCCAAGCTTGCCGATCTGCCGGGTAAATTTCCGCAGGTCGCCGGCATGAAGTTCAAGTGGGATCTGAAAGCTCCGGCTGGCAGCAAAGTGTATGATATCCAGATTCAATATGGTGAGCGGTACATTCCGCTGAATGAGTCTGCGATTTACCGCTTGGCAACCAACAGCTTCGTGGCCAACGGGGGAGACGGCTATGCTTCCTTTGCCGAGGCGGTTGCGCTTGGCGCGTACCATGAGGATCTCGGGTATCCCGACTATGAGATCTTTATTGAGCATGTGGAGCAGCAGGGAGGGACGGTCCATCCCCGGGTAGAAGGGCGTATTGTTGAACAAGCGAAGCCGGAGAGCAAACCTGGAAATGGCGGCGGGTCCGGCAATGCTGGCGGCGGCAATGCTGGTGGTGGCAGTAACGCTGTCGGCGGGAGCCAAGGAAATGGCAAAAATGAGCCGGATAAGGAACAGGGCCCCAGCGGAAACGGCAGTCAGGGAGCGCATGTGCTGTCCGGCGAACAGCTGCAGCGGACAAAAGAAATCGCAGCGGACGGCACGGAAATGATCCGGATTACCGCGCAGCTGTCTGACGTTGAAGCTGCATTGGCAGCCGCCGAGCAAGGGAACCGTGAGATCATGATTCAGGCGGAGGATAAGGACTTTGCTGGATCAGGTTCCGCTTTGCAAGCAGTAAAGGTGTCTCTTCAAGCAAAGGCGCTGGCATCAGCATCCTCTAAAGACAAGAACCTCGTCATGGTCATCCGTACCGCATCAGCAAGTTATCGTCTTCCGCTGCATGTGCTGGGTTTACAGCAGTTAGAGAGCAATAATGGCGCGCTGGATTGGCAGAAGGCTTCGGTTAATGTCATTTTGGCACCCGTCACAGGAGAGAAGCTGCAGCAGATTAACAGTAAAGCCGCGGATCTGGGAGCCGGAATCATACCCGGTACGGTCTTTGATTTTAAAGTGACCTTATCCGGGAAAGACGAGGAACGGGAGATCAGTTATTTCGGGCTAACCTATGTCAGTCGAACGATCGGCATTCCTGATCATTTTGCCGATAAGCTATTAACGGCGGTGCAATATGATGAAGCGACTGGTGAATTGCTCTTCGTGCCTGCGGTGAAAATACACACAACTGAAGGGACTGCCCTTGAAATCAAACGCCCCGGCAACAACAGCATCTATGCTGTGCTGGAATACCGCAAAACGTTTGCGGATATCCATGGGCATTGGGCCCAGCAGGCGATCGAGGCCTTGGCTTCACGAATGATCGCTGCAGGAACGGATGATTCCACATTTGCTCCAGGGCAAGCAGTGAGCAAAGGCGAATTTGCAGCTTTGCTGATGCGGAGCCTGGGATTGGCCTCAGTTACAGCAATCGGGGATAGCCGATTTGCTGATGTCGGCTCCAATACGCCGCATGCCGCGGAGATTGGCTCTGCTGCACAGTATGGGATCGTAACCGGCGATGAATCCGGCCATTTCAATCCGGATCAAGAGCTAAACCGCGCCGAAATGGCTGTAATGGTCGCCCATGCCCTCCGCCTTGTGGACGGCAGCGATGGAAGCAATATACCGGGATCTTTGGCGGTATTTAAGGATCAGCACGCGATTCCTGCCTGGGCGATCCCCGGCGCTGCCTATCTGGCGGATCGTGGTATGGTGAAGGGCGATCCGCAGGGCAATTTCGAGGCTCGCGGGAAGGTAACCCGCGCCCAAGCTGCAGTGATCCTGCTGAAATTGCTCCGAGAGCTTGGATTTGTGGACGAGGCATAA